A window of Calonectris borealis chromosome 3, bCalBor7.hap1.2, whole genome shotgun sequence contains these coding sequences:
- the ZNF512 gene encoding zinc finger protein 512 isoform X1: MTCGGPACRPAVAGWVRTAGSRGLPALHGPVGARGAAGSTPPRGSEPAAAVRRRPEAGGRDLVVMRGRAGCVLTWRRRHHHAGRRWRLGHQAWTSQTTEGQEVSAKQKLMFSRSKQFEVVETTVLGLNSNYDETVSNISSASPKSRVNGSAESRSKRTIRRPAYWLAMRGIKNSINKSSEKKAEVLLKGKRKSEQGEGEDLKDSPRKKQKILGKKQQAGTQQNSKTKGHCVQKEPETYGTGSMEERWSLEIQDKGRVTCPTCRAVVRKTVEGLKKHMVNCRQEMFTCHHCGKQLKSLGGMKYHVMADHNNQPVVKEGGELDEQLERDRLRKVLKRMRKLKCTREGCTGSFTSIMGYLYHVKKCGKAVSELEKMAMKCHHCGKAYKSKAGLVYHLRSKHGPVTFLHEERRTESLKEIKREPNNTGRVQRRSAKVAIYYLHELAGEELAKEWPKRKVLQDLIPDDRKLKYTRPGLPTFSQDVLCKWKTEIKMYRRVHCPNQGCESVYASVSGLKSHLGTCTLGDFVAGKYKCLLCEKEFISESGVKYHINSVHAEDWFDVNTTTTKSFEKLMKIRQREEQRKQRKKRPVTRGKKKRTGTLAAKKLPAAGVEKMRRSKRGRPQRVDNESASSEEGEPQVAQRAEFPKTSRKRGRK, from the exons ATGACCTGTGGGGGACCTGCCTGTCGGCCTGCCGTCGCCGGCTGGGTACGCACCGCGGGCTCGCGCGGCCTCCCCGCGCTGCACGGCCCGGTCGGGGCCCGGGGGGCAGCTGGCAGCACTCCCCCGCGGGGCTCGGAGCCGGCCGCCGCCGTTAGGAGGCGGCCGGAAGCGGGCGGGCGGGACCTCGTGGTCATGCGCGGGCGGGCCGGGTGCGTGCTGAcgtggcggcggcggcaccaCCAtgcggggcggcggtggcggctcG GACACCAGGCCTGGACATCACAGACAACAGAAGGTCAAGAGGTCTCTGCGAAACAAAAA TTGATGTTTTCCAGGTCTAAGCAATTTGAGGTGGTGGAAACTACTGTCTTAGGACTGAACAGTAACTATGATGAGACAGTCAGCAACATTTCTTCTGCCTCACCGAAAAGTCGAGTAAACGGAAGTGCAGAGTCCAGAAGCAAGCGGACCATTCGCAGGCCTGCTTACTGGTTGGCAATGAGAGGAATAAAAAACAGCATTAacaaatcttcagaaaaaaaag CAGAAGTACTATTGAAAGGCAAGAGGAAATCTGAGCAAGGGGAAGGCGAAGATCTTAAAGACTCTCCCAGGAAGAAGCAGAAGATTTTGG gaaaaaaacagcaagctgGAACACAACAAAACTCCAAAACGAAAGGCCACTGTGTTCAGAAAGAACCGGAAACCTATGGCACAG GTAGTATGGAAGAGCGATGGTCTTTGGAAATTCAGGACAAAGGCCGAGTTACCTGTCCAACATGCCGGGCTGTGGTGAGAAAGACTGTAGAAGGACTGAAGAAACATATGGTAAATTGCAGGCAG GAAATGTTCACATGTCATCACTGTGGGAAGCAGCTGAAGTCTTTAGGAGGGATGAAATACCACGTCATGGCAGACCATAACAATCAG ccagttgtgaaggagggaggagaatTGGATGAGCAGCTTGAGCGAGACCGCCTTCGGAAGGTTTTGAAGCGTATGAGAAAACTAAAGTGTACGAGGGAG GGCTGCACAGGCAGCTTCACTAGCATAATGGGATACCTATATCATGTTAAAAAATGTGGGAAGGCTGTTTCTGAGCTGGAGAAAATGGCTATGAAGTGCCATCACTGTGGAAAAGCATACAAATCAAAAGCAGGACTTGTCTACCATCTCCGATCTAAGCACGGGCCG GTCACTTTCCTCCATGAGGAGAGAAGAACCGAGAGCCTGAAGGAAATAAAACGGGAGCCAAATAACACAGGCAGAGTTCAGAGGAGATCTGCAAAGGTGGCAATCTACTATCTCCATGAGTTAGCTGGAGAAGAGCTGGCCAAAGAGTGGCCGAAGAGAAAAGTTCTGCAGGACTTGATTCCAGATGACCGGAAG CTGAAATATACTCGTCCTGGACTGCCCACATTTAGTCAAGATGTGCTGTGCAAATGGAAAACGGAGATAAAGATGTACCGAAGAGTCCACTGCCCAAATCAG gGTTGCGAATCTGTATATGCCAGTGTCTCAGGACTCAAATCTCACCTTGGCACGTGTACCTTG GGAGACTTTGTGGCTGGTAAATACAAGTGTCTCCTGTGTGAGAAGGAGTTCATTTCAGAGAGTGGGGTGAAGTACCACATCAACTCTGTGCATGCTGAG GACTGGTTTGATGTGAACACAACTACCACCAAAAGCTTTGAGAAGCTAATGAAAATCCGccaaagagaagagcagaggaagcAACGGAAGAAACGTCCTGTGACCCGGGGCAAAAAGAAGAGAACTGGGACCCTGGCTGCCAAGaagctccctgctgctggagtTGAAAAAATGAGGAGAAGTAAGAGAGGTCGTCCACAGCGGGTGGACAATGAGAGCGCAAGTAGTGAGGAGGGGGAGCCCCAAGTTGCACAGAGAGCCGAATTTCCAAAAACCAGCCGCAAGCGAGGCCGGAAGTAA
- the ZNF512 gene encoding zinc finger protein 512 isoform X7, with the protein MRGGGGGSDTRPGHHRQQKVKRSLRNKKSKQFEVVETTVLGLNSNYDETVSNISSASPKSRVNGSAESRSKRTIRRPAYWLAMRGIKNSINKSSEKKAEVLLKGKRKSEQGEGEDLKDSPRKKQKILGKKQQAGTQQNSKTKGHCVQKEPETYGTGSMEERWSLEIQDKGRVTCPTCRAVVRKTVEGLKKHMVNCRQEMFTCHHCGKQLKSLGGMKYHVMADHNNQPVVKEGGELDEQLERDRLRKVLKRMRKLKCTREGCTGSFTSIMGYLYHVKKCGKAVSELEKMAMKCHHCGKAYKSKAGLVYHLRSKHGPVTFLHEERRTESLKEIKREPNNTGRVQRRSAKVAIYYLHELAGEELAKEWPKRKVLQDLIPDDRKLKYTRPGLPTFSQDVLCKWKTEIKMYRRVHCPNQGCESVYASVSGLKSHLGTCTLGDFVAGKYKCLLCEKEFISESGVKYHINSVHAEDWFDVNTTTTKSFEKLMKIRQREEQRKQRKKRPVTRGKKKRTGTLAAKKLPAAGVEKMRRSKRGRPQRVDNESASSEEGEPQVAQRAEFPKTSRKRGRK; encoded by the exons AtgcggggcggcggtggcggctcG GACACCAGGCCTGGACATCACAGACAACAGAAGGTCAAGAGGTCTCTGCGAAACAAAAA GTCTAAGCAATTTGAGGTGGTGGAAACTACTGTCTTAGGACTGAACAGTAACTATGATGAGACAGTCAGCAACATTTCTTCTGCCTCACCGAAAAGTCGAGTAAACGGAAGTGCAGAGTCCAGAAGCAAGCGGACCATTCGCAGGCCTGCTTACTGGTTGGCAATGAGAGGAATAAAAAACAGCATTAacaaatcttcagaaaaaaaag CAGAAGTACTATTGAAAGGCAAGAGGAAATCTGAGCAAGGGGAAGGCGAAGATCTTAAAGACTCTCCCAGGAAGAAGCAGAAGATTTTGG gaaaaaaacagcaagctgGAACACAACAAAACTCCAAAACGAAAGGCCACTGTGTTCAGAAAGAACCGGAAACCTATGGCACAG GTAGTATGGAAGAGCGATGGTCTTTGGAAATTCAGGACAAAGGCCGAGTTACCTGTCCAACATGCCGGGCTGTGGTGAGAAAGACTGTAGAAGGACTGAAGAAACATATGGTAAATTGCAGGCAG GAAATGTTCACATGTCATCACTGTGGGAAGCAGCTGAAGTCTTTAGGAGGGATGAAATACCACGTCATGGCAGACCATAACAATCAG ccagttgtgaaggagggaggagaatTGGATGAGCAGCTTGAGCGAGACCGCCTTCGGAAGGTTTTGAAGCGTATGAGAAAACTAAAGTGTACGAGGGAG GGCTGCACAGGCAGCTTCACTAGCATAATGGGATACCTATATCATGTTAAAAAATGTGGGAAGGCTGTTTCTGAGCTGGAGAAAATGGCTATGAAGTGCCATCACTGTGGAAAAGCATACAAATCAAAAGCAGGACTTGTCTACCATCTCCGATCTAAGCACGGGCCG GTCACTTTCCTCCATGAGGAGAGAAGAACCGAGAGCCTGAAGGAAATAAAACGGGAGCCAAATAACACAGGCAGAGTTCAGAGGAGATCTGCAAAGGTGGCAATCTACTATCTCCATGAGTTAGCTGGAGAAGAGCTGGCCAAAGAGTGGCCGAAGAGAAAAGTTCTGCAGGACTTGATTCCAGATGACCGGAAG CTGAAATATACTCGTCCTGGACTGCCCACATTTAGTCAAGATGTGCTGTGCAAATGGAAAACGGAGATAAAGATGTACCGAAGAGTCCACTGCCCAAATCAG gGTTGCGAATCTGTATATGCCAGTGTCTCAGGACTCAAATCTCACCTTGGCACGTGTACCTTG GGAGACTTTGTGGCTGGTAAATACAAGTGTCTCCTGTGTGAGAAGGAGTTCATTTCAGAGAGTGGGGTGAAGTACCACATCAACTCTGTGCATGCTGAG GACTGGTTTGATGTGAACACAACTACCACCAAAAGCTTTGAGAAGCTAATGAAAATCCGccaaagagaagagcagaggaagcAACGGAAGAAACGTCCTGTGACCCGGGGCAAAAAGAAGAGAACTGGGACCCTGGCTGCCAAGaagctccctgctgctggagtTGAAAAAATGAGGAGAAGTAAGAGAGGTCGTCCACAGCGGGTGGACAATGAGAGCGCAAGTAGTGAGGAGGGGGAGCCCCAAGTTGCACAGAGAGCCGAATTTCCAAAAACCAGCCGCAAGCGAGGCCGGAAGTAA
- the ZNF512 gene encoding zinc finger protein 512 isoform X8 has protein sequence MRGGGGGSDTRPGHHRQQKVKRSLRNKKSKQFEVVETTVLGLNSNYDETVSNISSASPKSRVNGSAESRSKRTIRRPAYWLAMRGIKNSINKSSEKKEVLLKGKRKSEQGEGEDLKDSPRKKQKILGKKQQAGTQQNSKTKGHCVQKEPETYGTGSMEERWSLEIQDKGRVTCPTCRAVVRKTVEGLKKHMVNCRQEMFTCHHCGKQLKSLGGMKYHVMADHNNQPVVKEGGELDEQLERDRLRKVLKRMRKLKCTREGCTGSFTSIMGYLYHVKKCGKAVSELEKMAMKCHHCGKAYKSKAGLVYHLRSKHGPVTFLHEERRTESLKEIKREPNNTGRVQRRSAKVAIYYLHELAGEELAKEWPKRKVLQDLIPDDRKLKYTRPGLPTFSQDVLCKWKTEIKMYRRVHCPNQGCESVYASVSGLKSHLGTCTLGDFVAGKYKCLLCEKEFISESGVKYHINSVHAEDWFDVNTTTTKSFEKLMKIRQREEQRKQRKKRPVTRGKKKRTGTLAAKKLPAAGVEKMRRSKRGRPQRVDNESASSEEGEPQVAQRAEFPKTSRKRGRK, from the exons AtgcggggcggcggtggcggctcG GACACCAGGCCTGGACATCACAGACAACAGAAGGTCAAGAGGTCTCTGCGAAACAAAAA GTCTAAGCAATTTGAGGTGGTGGAAACTACTGTCTTAGGACTGAACAGTAACTATGATGAGACAGTCAGCAACATTTCTTCTGCCTCACCGAAAAGTCGAGTAAACGGAAGTGCAGAGTCCAGAAGCAAGCGGACCATTCGCAGGCCTGCTTACTGGTTGGCAATGAGAGGAATAAAAAACAGCATTAacaaatcttcagaaaaaaaag AAGTACTATTGAAAGGCAAGAGGAAATCTGAGCAAGGGGAAGGCGAAGATCTTAAAGACTCTCCCAGGAAGAAGCAGAAGATTTTGG gaaaaaaacagcaagctgGAACACAACAAAACTCCAAAACGAAAGGCCACTGTGTTCAGAAAGAACCGGAAACCTATGGCACAG GTAGTATGGAAGAGCGATGGTCTTTGGAAATTCAGGACAAAGGCCGAGTTACCTGTCCAACATGCCGGGCTGTGGTGAGAAAGACTGTAGAAGGACTGAAGAAACATATGGTAAATTGCAGGCAG GAAATGTTCACATGTCATCACTGTGGGAAGCAGCTGAAGTCTTTAGGAGGGATGAAATACCACGTCATGGCAGACCATAACAATCAG ccagttgtgaaggagggaggagaatTGGATGAGCAGCTTGAGCGAGACCGCCTTCGGAAGGTTTTGAAGCGTATGAGAAAACTAAAGTGTACGAGGGAG GGCTGCACAGGCAGCTTCACTAGCATAATGGGATACCTATATCATGTTAAAAAATGTGGGAAGGCTGTTTCTGAGCTGGAGAAAATGGCTATGAAGTGCCATCACTGTGGAAAAGCATACAAATCAAAAGCAGGACTTGTCTACCATCTCCGATCTAAGCACGGGCCG GTCACTTTCCTCCATGAGGAGAGAAGAACCGAGAGCCTGAAGGAAATAAAACGGGAGCCAAATAACACAGGCAGAGTTCAGAGGAGATCTGCAAAGGTGGCAATCTACTATCTCCATGAGTTAGCTGGAGAAGAGCTGGCCAAAGAGTGGCCGAAGAGAAAAGTTCTGCAGGACTTGATTCCAGATGACCGGAAG CTGAAATATACTCGTCCTGGACTGCCCACATTTAGTCAAGATGTGCTGTGCAAATGGAAAACGGAGATAAAGATGTACCGAAGAGTCCACTGCCCAAATCAG gGTTGCGAATCTGTATATGCCAGTGTCTCAGGACTCAAATCTCACCTTGGCACGTGTACCTTG GGAGACTTTGTGGCTGGTAAATACAAGTGTCTCCTGTGTGAGAAGGAGTTCATTTCAGAGAGTGGGGTGAAGTACCACATCAACTCTGTGCATGCTGAG GACTGGTTTGATGTGAACACAACTACCACCAAAAGCTTTGAGAAGCTAATGAAAATCCGccaaagagaagagcagaggaagcAACGGAAGAAACGTCCTGTGACCCGGGGCAAAAAGAAGAGAACTGGGACCCTGGCTGCCAAGaagctccctgctgctggagtTGAAAAAATGAGGAGAAGTAAGAGAGGTCGTCCACAGCGGGTGGACAATGAGAGCGCAAGTAGTGAGGAGGGGGAGCCCCAAGTTGCACAGAGAGCCGAATTTCCAAAAACCAGCCGCAAGCGAGGCCGGAAGTAA
- the ZNF512 gene encoding zinc finger protein 512 isoform X9: MRGGGGGSDTRPGHHRQQKVKRSLRNKKSKQFEVVETTVLGLNSNYDETVSNISSASPKSRVNGSAESRSKRTIRRPAYWLAMRGIKNSINKSSEKKGKKQQAGTQQNSKTKGHCVQKEPETYGTGSMEERWSLEIQDKGRVTCPTCRAVVRKTVEGLKKHMVNCRQEMFTCHHCGKQLKSLGGMKYHVMADHNNQPVVKEGGELDEQLERDRLRKVLKRMRKLKCTREGCTGSFTSIMGYLYHVKKCGKAVSELEKMAMKCHHCGKAYKSKAGLVYHLRSKHGPVTFLHEERRTESLKEIKREPNNTGRVQRRSAKVAIYYLHELAGEELAKEWPKRKVLQDLIPDDRKLKYTRPGLPTFSQDVLCKWKTEIKMYRRVHCPNQGCESVYASVSGLKSHLGTCTLGDFVAGKYKCLLCEKEFISESGVKYHINSVHAEDWFDVNTTTTKSFEKLMKIRQREEQRKQRKKRPVTRGKKKRTGTLAAKKLPAAGVEKMRRSKRGRPQRVDNESASSEEGEPQVAQRAEFPKTSRKRGRK, translated from the exons AtgcggggcggcggtggcggctcG GACACCAGGCCTGGACATCACAGACAACAGAAGGTCAAGAGGTCTCTGCGAAACAAAAA GTCTAAGCAATTTGAGGTGGTGGAAACTACTGTCTTAGGACTGAACAGTAACTATGATGAGACAGTCAGCAACATTTCTTCTGCCTCACCGAAAAGTCGAGTAAACGGAAGTGCAGAGTCCAGAAGCAAGCGGACCATTCGCAGGCCTGCTTACTGGTTGGCAATGAGAGGAATAAAAAACAGCATTAacaaatcttcagaaaaaaaag gaaaaaaacagcaagctgGAACACAACAAAACTCCAAAACGAAAGGCCACTGTGTTCAGAAAGAACCGGAAACCTATGGCACAG GTAGTATGGAAGAGCGATGGTCTTTGGAAATTCAGGACAAAGGCCGAGTTACCTGTCCAACATGCCGGGCTGTGGTGAGAAAGACTGTAGAAGGACTGAAGAAACATATGGTAAATTGCAGGCAG GAAATGTTCACATGTCATCACTGTGGGAAGCAGCTGAAGTCTTTAGGAGGGATGAAATACCACGTCATGGCAGACCATAACAATCAG ccagttgtgaaggagggaggagaatTGGATGAGCAGCTTGAGCGAGACCGCCTTCGGAAGGTTTTGAAGCGTATGAGAAAACTAAAGTGTACGAGGGAG GGCTGCACAGGCAGCTTCACTAGCATAATGGGATACCTATATCATGTTAAAAAATGTGGGAAGGCTGTTTCTGAGCTGGAGAAAATGGCTATGAAGTGCCATCACTGTGGAAAAGCATACAAATCAAAAGCAGGACTTGTCTACCATCTCCGATCTAAGCACGGGCCG GTCACTTTCCTCCATGAGGAGAGAAGAACCGAGAGCCTGAAGGAAATAAAACGGGAGCCAAATAACACAGGCAGAGTTCAGAGGAGATCTGCAAAGGTGGCAATCTACTATCTCCATGAGTTAGCTGGAGAAGAGCTGGCCAAAGAGTGGCCGAAGAGAAAAGTTCTGCAGGACTTGATTCCAGATGACCGGAAG CTGAAATATACTCGTCCTGGACTGCCCACATTTAGTCAAGATGTGCTGTGCAAATGGAAAACGGAGATAAAGATGTACCGAAGAGTCCACTGCCCAAATCAG gGTTGCGAATCTGTATATGCCAGTGTCTCAGGACTCAAATCTCACCTTGGCACGTGTACCTTG GGAGACTTTGTGGCTGGTAAATACAAGTGTCTCCTGTGTGAGAAGGAGTTCATTTCAGAGAGTGGGGTGAAGTACCACATCAACTCTGTGCATGCTGAG GACTGGTTTGATGTGAACACAACTACCACCAAAAGCTTTGAGAAGCTAATGAAAATCCGccaaagagaagagcagaggaagcAACGGAAGAAACGTCCTGTGACCCGGGGCAAAAAGAAGAGAACTGGGACCCTGGCTGCCAAGaagctccctgctgctggagtTGAAAAAATGAGGAGAAGTAAGAGAGGTCGTCCACAGCGGGTGGACAATGAGAGCGCAAGTAGTGAGGAGGGGGAGCCCCAAGTTGCACAGAGAGCCGAATTTCCAAAAACCAGCCGCAAGCGAGGCCGGAAGTAA